The following proteins come from a genomic window of Panicum hallii strain FIL2 chromosome 8, PHallii_v3.1, whole genome shotgun sequence:
- the LOC112901888 gene encoding kafirin PSKR2-like: protein MAAKVFSLLALLALLVSATTAVIIPQCSLAASAATIPQYLSPIAAVGYEHPIVQSYRLQQALAASILPSSAMFLQQQSALLQQQSLAQLTVQSIAAQQQRVLSSFSQVALANPAAYLQQQINQLAMVNPAAYLQQQLLPFNQLAVANSAAFSQQQQQQLVPFNPLAVAHPAAFLQQQQLQQRVLSPFSQVALANPAAYLQQQINQLAMVNPAAYLQQQLLPFNQLAVANSAAFSQQQQLVPFNPLAVAHPAAFWQQQQLVNQLALTSPAAYWQQPIVGATLF from the exons ATGGCAGCCAAGGTATTTTCCCTCCTTGCACTCCTTGCTCTCTTAGTGAGCGCTACCACCGCGGTCATTATTCCGCAGTGCTCACTAGCCGCCTCCGCTGCCACTATTCCACAGTACCTCTCACCTATCGCAGCTGTCGGATATGAGCACCCGATTGTGCAGTCCTACAGGCTACAACAGGCACTTGCAGCCAGCATCCTACCATCATCGGCAATGTTCTTACAGCAACAGTCAGCCTTACTGCAGCAGCAATCTTTGGCCCAGCTGACAGTACAGAGCATCGCGGCACAGCAACAACGCGTTCTATCATCGTTCAGTCAGGTAGCCCTGGCGAACCCCGCCGCCTACTTGCAACAACAGATCAACCAGCTAGCCATGGTGAACCCCGCTGCCTACTTGCAGCAGCAACTgcttccattcaaccaactagCTGTTGCGAACTCCGCCGCCTtctcgcagcagcagcagcagcagctggtgCCATTCAACCCACTTGCCGTGGCTCACCCCGCTGCCTTCTTGCAGCAGCAACAGCTA CAACAACGCGTTCTATCACCGTTCAGTCAGGTAGCCCTGGCGAACCCCGCCGCCTACTTGCAACAACAGATCAACCAGCTAGCCATGGTGAACCCCGCTGCCTACTTGCAGCAGCAACTgcttccattcaaccaactagCTGTTGCGAACTCCGCCGCCTtctcgcagcagcagcagctggtgCCATTCAACCCACTTGCCGTGGCTCACCCCGCTGCCTTCTGGCAGCAGCAACAGCTAGTCAACCAACTGGCTTTGACGAGTCCTGCCGCCTACTGGCAGCAACCCATCGTTGGTGCTACCCTCTTCTAA